The following are encoded together in the Oncorhynchus masou masou isolate Uvic2021 unplaced genomic scaffold, UVic_Omas_1.1 unplaced_scaffold_1906, whole genome shotgun sequence genome:
- the LOC135532562 gene encoding oocyte zinc finger protein XlCOF20-like codes for MSEPGCGVPAQRSSQQGPELLSVKLGDCSQTVELNVIVKDEEEEREINEGEEEEREEDRASVDSGEIPNPDPVNEPSSTESILPPGCGSYPCPQCEKSFSSSTNLKNHQRVHTGEKPFDCSACGKSFSEKVNLKRHERVHSGEKPYHCTQCGKSFNHSGSLKEHERIHTGEKPYHCSLCGKNFRVAGGLKNHQRSHSGEKPYHCTQCGEGFTQLRSLKNHERIPIGGKPACPFNVIVQEEEGERGIDVEEKREVEGEEDKSGVVNSACQSKNQTMRSKELSVELRDRIVSRHRSGEGYQKISAALKVPKNTVASIILKWKKFGTTKTLPRAGRPAKLSNRGEGPWSGR; via the exons ATGTCTGAACCAGGTTGTGGTGTTCCAGCCCAGAGAAGCTCACAGCAGGGTCCAGAGTTGCTGTCAGTGAAGCTGGGGGACTGCAGTCAAACAGTGGAACTCAATGTGATTGTcaaagacgaggaggaggagagagaaatcaatgagggggaggaggaagagcgagaggagGACAGGGCCTCTGTTGACTCAG GAGAGATCCCCAACCCAGACCCAGTCAACGAGCCCAGTTCCACAGAATCAATACTACCACCTGGTTGTGGGAGTTACCCCTGTCCTCAATGTGAGAAGAGTTTCAGTTCCTCAACTAACCTAAAGAATCATCAAAGAGTGCACACTGGAGAAAAACCTTTTGactgctcagcatgtgggaagagtttcagtgAGAAAGTAAACCTtaagagacatgagagagtacatagtggagagaagccttaccactgcacccaatgtgggaagagcttcaatcATTCTGGAAGCCTTAAGGAACATGAGAGAATACATAcgggggagaagccttaccactgctctctGTGTGGAAAGAATTTTCGTGTCGCAGGAGGCCTAAAGAATCACCAGAGATCACAcagtggagagaagccttaccactgcactCAGTGTGGGGAGGGATTCACTCAGCTAAGAAGTCTTAAAAATCATGAGAGAATACCCATTGGAGGGAAGCCTGCCTGTCCTTTCAATGTAATTGTccaagaggaggagggtgagaggggcaTCGAtgtggaggaaaagagagaagttgagggagaggaggacaaaaGTGGTGTAGtaaacagtgcatgtcagagcaaaaaccaaaccatgaggtcgaaggaattgtccgtagagctccgtgacaggattgtgtcgaggcacagatctggggaagggtaccaaaaaatttctgcagcattgaaggtccccaagaacacagtggcctccatcattcttaaatggaagaagtttggaaccaccaagactcttcctagagctggccgcccggcaaaactgagcaatcggggagaagggccttggtcagggaggtga